One Primulina huaijiensis isolate GDHJ02 chromosome 8, ASM1229523v2, whole genome shotgun sequence genomic region harbors:
- the LOC140983210 gene encoding uncharacterized protein isoform X1 — MEKTESIPGSRHSNLKKSFKRGLRYLLTACSEEEFSKAFPSFAAAERERLHRLFVMVIASLHDNVEEEFESILLETQVGNVLDNVEELVDEHSLDPLISKKLQNCRSNVVETAQSLLEAKKNEVQYLMGMLKKAEEQRCNISARLELLKKEKQDISGAANLVNELRTAILNYSKAPHSRLVNK; from the exons ATGGAGAAGACCGAATCGATCCCTGGATCCAGGCATTCCAATTTGAAGAAATCTTTTAAACGCGGACTCCGGTACTTGTTGACTGCCTGCTCCGAGGAG GAATTTAGTAAAGCTTTTCCGAGTTTCGCTGCGGCTGAGCGAGAGCGCCTCCACCGCCTGTTCGTTATG GTTATTGCATCTTTGCATGACAATGTTGAG GAAGAATTTGAGTCAATATTGCTTGAGACACAG GTGGGAAATGTTCTTGACAATGTGGAGGAACTGGTGGATGAACATAGTCTTGATCCTCTGATTTCTAAGAA GTTACAAAATTGCAGGAGTAATGTTGTAGAAACTGCACAAAGCTTATTAGAAGCAAAGAAGAACGAAGTGCAATATTTGATGGGCATGTTGAAAAAG GCTGAGGAACAGAGGTGCAATATCAGTGCTCGTCTTGAACTTCTAAAGAAAGAAAAGCAAGATATCTCTGGTGCTGCAAATCTTGTAAATGAG TTGAGGACAGCAATATTAAACTACAGCAAGGCCCCACATTCTAGGCTCGTGAATAAGTAA
- the LOC140983125 gene encoding abscisic acid 8'-hydroxylase CYP707A2-like isoform X1, which translates to MGFTISSCFLIVVLLLFLIFVLNYMLKVLSFGHVRLPLPPGTMGWPYIGETYQLYSQNPNVFFASKVKKYGSIFKSHILGCACVMISSPEAAKVVLVSKSHLFKPTFPASKERMLGKQAIFFHQGDYHLKLRRLVLRAFMPESIKNIVPDIESLAVRFLESWEGKLITTYQEMKTYAFNVALISIFGEDEVLYREDLKRCYYILEKGYNSMPINLPGTLFYKAMKARKELAQILAKILSLRRQTKNDHIDLLGSFMGEAECLTDEQIADNIIGVIFAARDTTASVLTWILKFLVENPSVLQAVSEEQEAIMKYKEEKELTWADTKKMPITTRVIQETLRVASVLSFTFREAVEDVEFNGYLIPKGWKVLPLFRNIHHSPDNFQEPEKFDPSRFEQVAPKPNSFIPFGSGAHSCPGNELAKLEILVLLHHLTTKYRWSTMGQQDGIQYGPFALPRDGLPIKLQPFART; encoded by the exons ATGGGATTCACCATTTCTTCATGTTTCCTGATTGTGGTCTTGCTTTTGTTCTTGATCTTTGTCTTAAATTACATGCTCAAAGTCTTGTCCTTTGGCCATGTGCGATTGCCACTTCCGCCGGGCACAATGGGTTGGCCTTACATTGGTGAAACCTATCAACTATATTCACAAAACCCTAATGTCTTCTTTGCCTCCAAAGTCAAGAA GTATGGTTCCATATTCAAGAGTCACATATTAGGATGCGCTTGTGTGATGATTTCAAGTCCAGAGGCAGCAAAAGTTGTGTTAGTGTCCAAATCTCATCTCTTCAAGCCCACGTTTCCGGCTAGCAAAGAGAGAATGCTGGGTAAGCAAGCCATATTCTTCCACCAAGGAGATTACCATTTGAAGCTCAGGAGATTGGTCCTTCGAGCTTTCATGCCCGAGTCAATCAAAAACATCGTACCGGACATCGAGTCATTGGCTGTTCGATTCCTTGAGTCATGGGAGGGAAAATTGATCACCACTTATCAAGAAATGAAAACA TACGCATTCAACGTGGCGTTAATTTCAATATTTGGAGAAGACGAAGTTCTGTACAGAGAAGATCTAAAGAGGTGCTATTACATTCTTGAAAAAGGATACAATTCGATGCCAATCAACCTCCCCGGAACACTTTTTTACAAGGCAATGAAAGCTAGGAAGGAATTGGCACAAATCTTGGCCAAAATCTTGTCACTCAGGCGACAAACAAAAAACGATCACATCGATTTACTCGGATCATTCATGGGCGAGGCCGAATGCCTAACCGATGAGCAGATTGCAGACAATATCATCGGTGTCATATTCGCAGCTCGAGATACCACAGCTAGTGTCCTAACATGGATTCTCAAGTTCCTTGTTGAAAATCCAAGTGTTCTTCAAGCTGTCTCT GAAGAGCAAGAGGCCATTATGAAATACAAAGAAGAGAAGGAATTGACTTGGGCAGATACCAAGAAAATGCCAATCACAACAAGGGTTATTCAAGAAACACTTAGAGTTGCCTCTGTTTTATCTTTTACTTTCAGAGAAGCTGTTGAAGATGTAGAATTTAATG GATACCTCATTCCCAAAGGATGGAAAGTATTACCGCTCTTCAGAAACATTCACCACAGTCCAGACAATTTCCAGGAACCTGAGAAATTTGATCCTTCAAGATTTGAG CAGGTTGCTCCGAAACCCAATAGCTTCATTCCATTTGGCAGCGGCGCCCACTCCTGTCCTGGGAATGAGTTGGCCAAACTTGAGATACTGGTCCTTCTGCACCACCTAACCACCAAGTACAG GTGGTCTACGATGGGGCAACAGGATGGAATTCAGTATGGACCCTTTGCTCTTCCACGGGATGGTTTGCCAATCAAACTCCAACCATTTGCCCGAACataa
- the LOC140983125 gene encoding abscisic acid 8'-hydroxylase CYP707A2-like isoform X2 produces the protein MGFTISSCFLIVVLLLFLIFVLNYMLKVLSFGHVRLPLPPGTMGWPYIGETYQLYSQNPNVFFASKVKKYGSIFKSHILGCACVMISSPEAAKVVLVSKSHLFKPTFPASKERMLGKQAIFFHQGDYHLKLRRLVLRAFMPESIKNIVPDIESLAVRFLESWEGKLITTYQEMKTYAFNVALISIFGEDEVLYREDLKRCYYILEKGYNSMPINLPGTLFYKAMKARKELAQILAKILSLRRQTKNDHIDLLGSFMGEAECLTDEQIADNIIGVIFAARDTTASVLTWILKFLVENPSVLQAVSEEQEAIMKYKEEKELTWADTKKMPITTRVIQETLRVASVLSFTFREAVEDVEFNGYLIPKGWKVLPLFRNIHHSPDNFQEPEKFDPSRFEVAPKPNSFIPFGSGAHSCPGNELAKLEILVLLHHLTTKYRWSTMGQQDGIQYGPFALPRDGLPIKLQPFART, from the exons ATGGGATTCACCATTTCTTCATGTTTCCTGATTGTGGTCTTGCTTTTGTTCTTGATCTTTGTCTTAAATTACATGCTCAAAGTCTTGTCCTTTGGCCATGTGCGATTGCCACTTCCGCCGGGCACAATGGGTTGGCCTTACATTGGTGAAACCTATCAACTATATTCACAAAACCCTAATGTCTTCTTTGCCTCCAAAGTCAAGAA GTATGGTTCCATATTCAAGAGTCACATATTAGGATGCGCTTGTGTGATGATTTCAAGTCCAGAGGCAGCAAAAGTTGTGTTAGTGTCCAAATCTCATCTCTTCAAGCCCACGTTTCCGGCTAGCAAAGAGAGAATGCTGGGTAAGCAAGCCATATTCTTCCACCAAGGAGATTACCATTTGAAGCTCAGGAGATTGGTCCTTCGAGCTTTCATGCCCGAGTCAATCAAAAACATCGTACCGGACATCGAGTCATTGGCTGTTCGATTCCTTGAGTCATGGGAGGGAAAATTGATCACCACTTATCAAGAAATGAAAACA TACGCATTCAACGTGGCGTTAATTTCAATATTTGGAGAAGACGAAGTTCTGTACAGAGAAGATCTAAAGAGGTGCTATTACATTCTTGAAAAAGGATACAATTCGATGCCAATCAACCTCCCCGGAACACTTTTTTACAAGGCAATGAAAGCTAGGAAGGAATTGGCACAAATCTTGGCCAAAATCTTGTCACTCAGGCGACAAACAAAAAACGATCACATCGATTTACTCGGATCATTCATGGGCGAGGCCGAATGCCTAACCGATGAGCAGATTGCAGACAATATCATCGGTGTCATATTCGCAGCTCGAGATACCACAGCTAGTGTCCTAACATGGATTCTCAAGTTCCTTGTTGAAAATCCAAGTGTTCTTCAAGCTGTCTCT GAAGAGCAAGAGGCCATTATGAAATACAAAGAAGAGAAGGAATTGACTTGGGCAGATACCAAGAAAATGCCAATCACAACAAGGGTTATTCAAGAAACACTTAGAGTTGCCTCTGTTTTATCTTTTACTTTCAGAGAAGCTGTTGAAGATGTAGAATTTAATG GATACCTCATTCCCAAAGGATGGAAAGTATTACCGCTCTTCAGAAACATTCACCACAGTCCAGACAATTTCCAGGAACCTGAGAAATTTGATCCTTCAAGATTTGAG GTTGCTCCGAAACCCAATAGCTTCATTCCATTTGGCAGCGGCGCCCACTCCTGTCCTGGGAATGAGTTGGCCAAACTTGAGATACTGGTCCTTCTGCACCACCTAACCACCAAGTACAG GTGGTCTACGATGGGGCAACAGGATGGAATTCAGTATGGACCCTTTGCTCTTCCACGGGATGGTTTGCCAATCAAACTCCAACCATTTGCCCGAACataa
- the LOC140983210 gene encoding uncharacterized protein isoform X2: MEKTESIPGSRHSNLKKSFKRGLRYLLTACSEEEFSKAFPSFAAAERERLHRLFVMVIASLHDNVEEEFESILLETQVGNVLDNVEELVDEHSLDPLISKKSNVVETAQSLLEAKKNEVQYLMGMLKKAEEQRCNISARLELLKKEKQDISGAANLVNELRTAILNYSKAPHSRLVNK; this comes from the exons ATGGAGAAGACCGAATCGATCCCTGGATCCAGGCATTCCAATTTGAAGAAATCTTTTAAACGCGGACTCCGGTACTTGTTGACTGCCTGCTCCGAGGAG GAATTTAGTAAAGCTTTTCCGAGTTTCGCTGCGGCTGAGCGAGAGCGCCTCCACCGCCTGTTCGTTATG GTTATTGCATCTTTGCATGACAATGTTGAG GAAGAATTTGAGTCAATATTGCTTGAGACACAG GTGGGAAATGTTCTTGACAATGTGGAGGAACTGGTGGATGAACATAGTCTTGATCCTCTGATTTCTAAGAA GAGTAATGTTGTAGAAACTGCACAAAGCTTATTAGAAGCAAAGAAGAACGAAGTGCAATATTTGATGGGCATGTTGAAAAAG GCTGAGGAACAGAGGTGCAATATCAGTGCTCGTCTTGAACTTCTAAAGAAAGAAAAGCAAGATATCTCTGGTGCTGCAAATCTTGTAAATGAG TTGAGGACAGCAATATTAAACTACAGCAAGGCCCCACATTCTAGGCTCGTGAATAAGTAA